Proteins encoded within one genomic window of Plasmodium cynomolgi strain B DNA, chromosome 11, whole genome shotgun sequence:
- a CDS encoding hypothetical protein (putative) → MYYDPLVALVNLSPVEKLSDETSKKKSRWGNSSASTNIENKVVPSKWGPEETKPYLPLPFVDLPPGLSPSQLDQFLREQRYDELTKKLNKGELEYVDPDIRPPSPPPIYDKNGSRINTREARVKNCMIEEYHRLVEYLLKHVDGFVAPPNYKPIKKVRKIEIPIDKYPEYNFMGLIIGPRGCNHKRLEAESGAQISIRGKGTLKEGKKTDHQTEIEANMPKHVHISADNEECVEKAVSLITPLLDPFHPLHDEYKKKGLEQLALVNGINLNQLEAQRCSMCNSTSHMTFECPENMNLQNFKKPEIKCTLCGDHGHITLDCKLAKHNNTKADLDPSSEKGTTSANSGIVGNIPAPPSTMPPPPYDKPRGIMPYGQTSRTEKIKIDLEYQRMMNELNPDKENGDKSTSKDLIKNGNENIYATGANATNLSTIFPGSNANGRSTRGGRGGKGSKNNKNFNNGIMPPPMNSKNKNNPNLIPLGQNNNAFTDELMNASPSSNFYDSHSKNGRSNSQKNSNNKNFNASGSNYQNANNIPRWLLASSYPWTHSICRVFQVRKRSHT, encoded by the exons ATGTACTACGACCCGCTGGTAGCCCTCGTCAACCTCTCCCCCGTGGAAAAGCTGAGCGACGAAAcgtccaaaaaaaagtcgaGGTGGGGAAACAGCTCTGCAAGTACCAACATAGAAAACAAAGTAGTGCCAAGCAAATGGGGACCAGAAGAAACCAAGCCGTACTTACCTCTCCCCTTTGTGGATTTACCCCCAGGGTTAAGTCCCTCCCAACTTGACCAGTTTCTCCGCGAACAGAGATATGACGAATTGACAAAGAAACTAAATAAAGGGGAGCTAGAATATGTAGACCCGGACATTCGACCACCATCTCCACCTCCTATTTACGATAAAAACGGAAGTAGAATAAATACAAGAGAAGCGagagtaaaaaattgcatgaTTGAGGAGTACCACAGGTTGGTGGAATACCTGCTAAAGCATGTCGATGGGTTCGTAGCCCCCCCAAATTATAAGccaattaaaaaagtaagaaaaattgaaataccAATTGATAAATATCCTGAATACAATTTTATGGGATTAATTATTGGCCCTAGGGGATGCAACCATAAGAGGTTGGAGGCAGAGAGTGGTGCACAAATAAGTATCCGTGGTAAGGGTACActaaaagaaggaaaaaaaacggaccACCAAACAGAAATTGAAGCTAATATGCCTAAGCATGTACACATCTCTGCTGACAATGAAGAATGTGTTGAGAAGGCCGTCAGCTTAATTACTCCATTGTTGGACCCCTTCCATCCATTACATGAtgagtataaaaaaaagggactaGAACAACTGGCACTAGTCAATGGTATTAACTTAAATCAGTTAGAGGCACAGCGATGTTCCATGTGTAACTCTACTTCGCACATGACGTTCGAGTGCCCCGAAAATATGAATctccaaaattttaagaaaccAGAAATTAAGTGTACCCTTTGTGGGGACCATGGACATATAACGCTTGACTGCAAGTTGGCTAAGCATAATAATACCAAGGCGGATTTGGACCCCTCCTCGGAAAAGGGCACCACCTCCGCTAACAGTGGCATCgttggaaatattccagccCCTCCCTCTACCATGCCACCACCACCATACGATAAACCGAGAGGGATCATGCCCTATGGACAAACGTCTAGGactgagaaaataaaaatcgacTTGGAATATCAAAGAATGATGAACGAACTGAATCCAGATAAAGAAAACGGAGACAAATCCACCTCGAAAGATttgattaaaaatggaaatgaaaatatctATGCTACGGGAGCCAATGCGACGA ATCTGAGCACCATCTTCCCAGGCAGCAACGCAAATGGGAGAAGTACCcgaggggggagaggaggaaagggtagtaaaaataacaaaaattttaataacgGGATTATGCCTCCTCCAATGaacagtaaaaataaaaataatccaaATCTTATCCCCTTGGGGCAGAATAACAATGCTTTTACAGATGAACTAATGAATGCAAGTCCGTCATCAAACTTTTACGACTCGCACtccaaaaatgggagaagcaATTCTCAAAAGAATTCTAACAATAAGAATTTTAATGCATCAGGATCGAATTACCAAAATGCGAATAATATTCC CAGATGGCTCCTGGCCAGCAGCTACCCATGGACCCACTCTATATGCAGGGTTTTCCAGGTAAGAAAACGATCCCATACGTGA
- a CDS encoding superoxide dismutase (putative): MATNFATPRSFSQNAMHYNSVLLMGILRGARGLKRADKLGYLSFFGRPSEVKNESKCASKVDDMLYDSWGVKPLWESKPFSLMKLPFSPQSMSPFLSEESVKYHYSKHHATYVKNLNNLADQHGELRNLTLEEVIGRYSGSIYNNAAQIFNHNFFWLGLKEHGGGKPYGEIKNKIEESFTTFENFKDAFLKEASGHFGSGWIWLIMKDKKLTIYQGHDADNPIKGNVGHPILTLEWLNKVNWDFANYNLSAIN; this comes from the exons ATGGCCACCAATTTTGCTACACCAA GATCGTTCTCGCAAAATGCTATGCATTACAACTCTGTGCTGCTGATG GGGATATTGAGAG GCGCTCGGGGACTCAAAAGAGCCGACAAGCTGGGATACCTATCCTTCTTCGGCCGGCCATctgaagtgaaaaatgagTCCAAATGTGCATCCAAAGTAGACGACATGCTGTATGACAGCTGGGGAGTTAAACCCTTGTGGGAGTCGAAACCGTTTTCCTTAATGAAGCTTCCATTC AGCCCCCAAAGCATGTCTCCCTTCCTCAGTGAAGAATCGGTGAAATACCACTACAGCAAGCACCACGCCACCTACGTCAAGAACTTAAATA ATTTAGCCGATCAGCATGGTGAACTGAGGAACCTGACCTTGGAAG AGGTGATAGGAAGATATTCCGGATCGATTTATAACAATGCAG CCCAAATTTTTAACCACAACTTCTTTTGGTTGGGACTGAAGGAGCATGGAGGTGGGAAGCCTTACGGAGaaataaagaacaaaatcgAAGAGTCCTTTACTAcctttgaaaattttaaagacgCCTTTTTGAAGGAAGCATCAG GCCATTTTGGGAGTGGCTGGATATGGTTAATAATGAAGGACAAAAAGCTGACCATCTATCAAGGACACGACGCCGATAATCCCATAAAAGGGAACGTTGGCCACCCCATCCTAACCCTAG AATGGCTGAACAAGGTTAACTGGGATTTTGCCAACTACAACTTATCAGCAATAAATTag